One segment of Opitutus sp. ER46 DNA contains the following:
- a CDS encoding efflux RND transporter permease subunit gives MSSASPFPHPESAPSGFAGRLASIFIASKLTPIVVAASLLLGLFSILVLPREEEPQIKVPMIDILVGMPGASAQEVENRVTRPMEKLLWEIPGVEYLYSTAQPGGNMTIVRFKVGTDLEAALVRLNQKLQANFDRIPLGVTPPLVKPRTIDDVPILALTFHSARYDHATLHRLATQVDELVKQVPLVAETTVIGGQNRAIRVLLDPQKLASRNLSPGQLVPMLQQANAQTHTGSQTANNRETLLQTGTFFRDARDVEAVVLGVHEGRPVYLRDVATVDDSQLDPANYVLYGAGRGHATGQASATEEAAVTLSIAKRPGANAIDLVHAVTAKVDGLKGTLIPADVGVALTRNYGATAAEKSNELLLHMGLAVFGVAILILLFLGWRESLVVLLAIPVTLALTLLVFYLYGYTLNRITLFALIFSIGILVDDAIVVVENIVRHQALPSSRRKSLRQIAVEAVNEVGNPTILATWAVIAAVLPMAFVSGMMGPYMRPIPIGSSAAMLFSLLVAFAVTPWAALKMLQGHHKQHGHRDEFIDAPLRDADAAADEALPDTWFTRLYQRVMGPLLSHRGWRWAFLALVAAATVGALALVGFGGVKVKMLPFDNKSEFQVILNMPEGSSLEQTARVAREMAAAVRDEPEVRDYQVYAGTASPFNFNGLVRHYFMRRGPNVADLQVNLVAKHERAAQSHDIAKRIRPRLTAIADKYGAAVAVAEVPPGPPVLQTLVAEVYGPTEEARLALATKVREIFRATPGVVDVDWYIEDLQPKTILRVDKAKAALLGISESTVARTVQLAVQGYPATLLHSSADREDVSIVVELPRALRARPEDLLALPVRSEMNPQAPLVPLRELVTVESTTGERNIYHKNLQNVTYVTGDVAGVVESPVYAILAMNRALARLDGREFGGTQRAVRVYNATMPDSDREPALKWDGEWQVTIEVFRDLGLAFAAVLILIYMLMVGWFKNYITPLIVMTVIPFSLIGILPAHAALGAFFTATSMIGFMAGAGIVVRNSIILVDFIELRLSHGRSLRDACIESGAVRFRPMMLTAFAVVVGGLVILADPIFQGLAISLLFGAIASLVISPLAVPLLYYMIHAREAAAKEARPAPVEAAHT, from the coding sequence ATGAGTTCCGCGTCTCCTTTCCCCCACCCCGAGTCCGCCCCTTCCGGCTTCGCCGGCCGACTCGCCTCGATCTTCATCGCGTCAAAACTGACGCCGATCGTCGTCGCGGCGTCGCTGCTCCTCGGCCTGTTCTCCATCCTCGTGCTCCCGCGCGAGGAGGAACCGCAGATCAAGGTCCCGATGATCGACATCCTCGTCGGCATGCCCGGCGCCTCCGCCCAGGAGGTCGAGAACCGCGTCACCCGGCCGATGGAGAAGCTCCTCTGGGAGATTCCCGGCGTCGAGTACCTGTACTCCACCGCCCAGCCCGGCGGCAACATGACCATCGTCCGCTTCAAGGTCGGCACCGACCTCGAGGCCGCCCTCGTCCGCCTCAACCAGAAGCTGCAGGCCAACTTCGACCGCATTCCGCTCGGCGTCACTCCACCCCTCGTCAAGCCGCGCACGATCGACGACGTCCCGATCCTCGCGCTCACCTTCCATAGCGCCCGGTACGACCACGCGACCCTCCACCGACTCGCCACCCAGGTCGACGAACTCGTCAAGCAGGTGCCGCTCGTCGCCGAAACGACCGTCATCGGCGGACAAAACCGCGCCATCCGCGTCCTCCTCGATCCGCAGAAGCTCGCCTCGCGCAATCTGAGCCCCGGCCAGCTCGTGCCGATGCTCCAGCAGGCCAACGCCCAGACGCACACCGGCAGCCAGACCGCCAATAACCGCGAAACCCTCCTGCAGACCGGCACCTTCTTCCGCGACGCCCGTGACGTGGAGGCCGTCGTGCTCGGCGTCCACGAGGGCCGGCCCGTCTACCTGCGCGATGTCGCCACCGTCGACGACAGCCAGCTCGATCCCGCCAATTACGTCCTCTACGGCGCCGGTCGCGGGCACGCCACCGGCCAGGCCTCGGCCACCGAGGAGGCCGCCGTCACCCTGAGCATCGCGAAGCGTCCCGGCGCCAATGCCATCGATCTCGTCCACGCCGTCACCGCCAAGGTCGACGGACTCAAGGGCACCCTCATCCCCGCCGATGTCGGCGTCGCCCTCACGCGCAACTATGGCGCCACCGCCGCGGAGAAGTCCAACGAGCTCCTGCTGCACATGGGCCTCGCCGTGTTCGGCGTCGCGATCCTCATCCTCCTCTTCCTCGGCTGGCGCGAATCGCTCGTCGTGCTGCTCGCGATCCCCGTGACCCTCGCGCTCACGCTGCTCGTGTTCTACCTGTACGGATACACCCTCAACCGGATCACCCTCTTCGCCCTGATCTTCTCGATCGGCATCCTCGTGGACGACGCCATCGTCGTCGTCGAAAACATCGTCCGCCACCAGGCGCTGCCTAGCTCCCGCCGCAAGTCGCTCCGCCAGATCGCGGTCGAGGCCGTCAACGAGGTCGGCAATCCCACCATCCTCGCCACCTGGGCCGTCATCGCGGCCGTCCTGCCGATGGCCTTCGTCAGCGGCATGATGGGGCCGTACATGCGCCCGATCCCGATCGGCTCCAGCGCGGCGATGCTGTTCTCCCTCCTGGTCGCGTTCGCCGTCACGCCCTGGGCCGCGCTGAAAATGCTGCAAGGCCATCACAAGCAGCACGGCCACCGCGACGAGTTCATCGACGCGCCGCTGCGCGACGCCGACGCCGCGGCCGACGAGGCGCTGCCGGACACCTGGTTCACCCGGCTGTACCAGCGGGTCATGGGGCCGTTGCTCAGCCATCGGGGCTGGCGCTGGGCGTTCCTCGCCCTGGTCGCCGCCGCCACGGTCGGCGCGCTCGCCCTGGTCGGCTTCGGCGGCGTGAAGGTCAAGATGCTGCCCTTCGACAACAAGTCCGAGTTTCAGGTCATCCTCAACATGCCCGAGGGCAGCTCGCTCGAGCAGACCGCGCGCGTGGCGCGAGAGATGGCCGCCGCCGTGCGCGACGAGCCCGAGGTCCGCGATTACCAGGTCTACGCCGGCACCGCCTCGCCGTTTAACTTCAACGGTCTCGTGCGCCACTACTTCATGCGCCGCGGCCCCAACGTCGCCGACCTGCAGGTCAACCTCGTGGCCAAACACGAGCGCGCCGCGCAAAGCCACGACATCGCCAAGCGCATCCGCCCCCGGCTCACCGCGATCGCCGACAAGTACGGCGCCGCCGTCGCCGTCGCCGAGGTGCCACCCGGCCCTCCCGTTCTCCAGACGCTCGTTGCCGAGGTCTACGGTCCCACCGAGGAGGCCCGCCTCGCGCTGGCCACGAAAGTCCGGGAGATCTTCCGCGCCACGCCCGGCGTGGTCGACGTCGACTGGTACATCGAGGACCTCCAGCCCAAGACCATCCTGCGCGTCGACAAGGCCAAGGCCGCCCTCCTCGGCATCAGCGAGTCCACCGTCGCCCGGACCGTCCAGCTCGCCGTCCAGGGATATCCCGCGACGCTCCTTCACTCCTCCGCCGACCGCGAGGACGTCTCGATCGTCGTCGAGCTGCCCCGCGCCCTGCGCGCGCGCCCCGAGGATCTCCTCGCCCTGCCGGTCCGCTCCGAGATGAACCCACAGGCCCCGCTCGTGCCGCTGCGCGAGCTGGTCACAGTCGAGTCCACCACGGGCGAGCGAAACATCTATCACAAGAACCTGCAGAACGTGACCTACGTGACCGGCGACGTGGCCGGCGTCGTCGAGAGTCCGGTGTACGCGATTCTCGCCATGAACCGCGCCCTCGCCCGGCTCGACGGCCGCGAGTTCGGCGGCACCCAGCGCGCCGTGCGCGTGTACAACGCCACCATGCCGGACTCCGATCGTGAGCCCGCCCTCAAGTGGGACGGTGAATGGCAGGTCACCATCGAAGTCTTCCGCGACCTCGGCCTGGCCTTCGCCGCGGTCCTGATCCTGATCTACATGCTCATGGTGGGGTGGTTCAAAAACTACATTACCCCGCTCATCGTCATGACGGTGATCCCGTTTTCGCTCATCGGCATTCTGCCCGCCCACGCCGCCCTCGGCGCATTCTTCACCGCCACCTCGATGATCGGCTTCATGGCGGGCGCCGGCATCGTGGTCCGCAATTCGATCATCCTCGTCGACTTCATCGAGCTGCGTCTCAGCCATGGCCGCTCCCTGCGCGATGCCTGCATCGAGTCGGGTGCCGTCCGGTTCCGGCCCATGATGCTGACCGCCTTCGCGGTCGTGGTCGGCGGGCTGGTGATCCTGGCCGATCCCATCTTCCAGGGTCTCGCCATCTCGCTCCTCTTCGGCGCCATCGCCTCGCTGGTGATCAGCCCGCTCGCCGTGCCCTTGCTCTACTACATGATCCACGCCCGCGAAGCCGCGGCCAAGGAGGCTCGCCCGGCTCCGGTCGAGGCCGCGCACACCTGA
- a CDS encoding rhodanese-like domain-containing protein, with the protein MSFLQSLKAMFSPSPRLDLASIAPRVQAGEILLVDVREPDEWAGGVGEHAHLLPMSDLRGPRAQWRSFLQQAKGREVFVYCASGMRSARVAQLLATEGVTATNAGGIGDLASAGWPIVPPRR; encoded by the coding sequence ATGTCGTTCCTGCAATCCCTCAAAGCCATGTTCTCCCCCAGTCCCCGCCTCGACCTCGCCTCCATCGCCCCGCGCGTCCAGGCGGGCGAAATTCTGCTCGTCGACGTCCGCGAACCCGACGAGTGGGCCGGCGGCGTCGGCGAACACGCGCACCTGCTCCCGATGAGCGATCTCCGCGGCCCGCGCGCGCAGTGGCGCAGCTTCCTCCAGCAGGCCAAGGGCCGGGAAGTGTTCGTTTACTGCGCGTCCGGCATGCGCTCGGCCCGCGTCGCGCAGTTGCTCGCGACCGAGGGCGTGACGGCCACCAACGCCGGCGGCATCGGCGATCTCGCCTCCGCCGGCTGGCCCATCGTGCCGCCCCGGCGCTGA
- a CDS encoding thymidine phosphorylase — protein sequence MSVTTVFPQHVIAKKRDGGVLSRDEIAGFVRGATDGSWADYQLSAMLMAIVWRGMTPQETAHYTEAMMHSGVVADLSSVKQPKADKHSTGGVGDKVSLHLAPMVAACGVAVPMISGRGLGHTGGTLDKLEAIPGFRVNLPLAEYRAELERIGLSLIGQTADLAPADKKLYALRDVTGTVESIPLICGSILSKKLAEGIDVLVLDVKFGRGAFMKDKAKARELAQALVSVATQMGKPTRAVMTAMEQPLGRAVGNALEVVESIECLKGRGPEDTMAVTYALGEQMLVLTGAAKTTAEARERLEQSISRGTALQKMRELVAMQGGDAVVVDEPSRLPRARLRVPLAAPRAGFVADVDAMAVALAALRLGAGRAKAEDSVDHAVGVSDLVKIGEPVAAGAPLCVVHANDEKALAEANAMLTKAIAIGSNAVAAPRLVDEIIGA from the coding sequence ATGAGCGTAACGACCGTGTTTCCCCAGCATGTGATCGCGAAGAAGCGCGACGGCGGCGTGCTGTCGCGCGATGAAATTGCCGGCTTTGTGCGCGGCGCGACGGACGGCTCCTGGGCCGACTACCAGCTCTCCGCGATGCTGATGGCGATCGTGTGGCGCGGAATGACGCCGCAGGAGACGGCGCACTACACGGAGGCGATGATGCACTCCGGCGTGGTGGCGGATCTCTCGAGCGTGAAGCAGCCGAAGGCGGACAAGCACTCGACGGGCGGCGTGGGCGACAAGGTTTCCTTGCACCTGGCCCCGATGGTGGCCGCGTGCGGCGTCGCGGTGCCGATGATCAGCGGCCGGGGTCTGGGCCACACCGGCGGCACGCTGGACAAGCTGGAGGCCATCCCGGGCTTTCGCGTGAACCTCCCGCTCGCGGAGTACCGCGCCGAACTGGAACGGATCGGACTCTCGCTGATCGGCCAGACCGCGGACCTGGCGCCGGCGGACAAGAAACTCTACGCGTTGCGCGATGTGACGGGCACGGTGGAGAGCATCCCGCTGATCTGCGGCAGCATTCTCTCGAAGAAACTGGCCGAGGGCATCGACGTGCTGGTGCTGGACGTGAAGTTCGGGCGCGGCGCGTTCATGAAGGACAAGGCCAAGGCGCGCGAACTGGCGCAGGCGCTGGTGTCGGTGGCGACGCAGATGGGCAAGCCGACGCGCGCGGTGATGACGGCGATGGAACAGCCGCTCGGCCGCGCGGTGGGCAATGCGCTGGAGGTCGTGGAATCAATCGAGTGCCTCAAGGGCCGCGGACCGGAGGACACGATGGCGGTGACGTATGCGCTGGGAGAGCAGATGCTGGTGCTCACCGGCGCGGCGAAGACGACGGCCGAGGCGCGCGAGCGGCTCGAGCAGAGCATCTCGCGCGGCACCGCGCTGCAGAAGATGCGTGAACTCGTCGCGATGCAGGGCGGGGATGCGGTCGTGGTGGACGAACCCTCGCGGCTGCCGCGCGCGCGGCTGCGGGTGCCGCTGGCCGCGCCGCGGGCGGGATTCGTCGCCGATGTGGACGCGATGGCCGTCGCGCTGGCGGCACTGCGCTTGGGCGCGGGCCGGGCAAAAGCCGAGGACAGCGTCGATCACGCGGTCGGCGTCAGCGATCTCGTCAAGATCGGCGAGCCGGTCGCCGCCGGCGCCCCCTTGTGCGTCGTGCATGCAAACGACGAGAAGGCGCTGGCCGAGGCCAATGCGATGCTGACGAAGGCGATCGCGATCGGATCGAACGCGGTGGCGGCGCCGCGGCTGGTGGACGAGATCATCGGCGCCTGA
- a CDS encoding methyltransferase, whose translation MPLLAAPPPRQLQPFRPRRAPAASVAPAPVVASVPFHGRSLMEYVRFFDLEIEALRGRDVLDVAAGPSSFTAEACARRIDAVAVDPMYRRPLADLTATVESDYARVEADTQARRRQIRVRDCEAVHPDLPDAMVFGSLTEALADRRLSAQRFLADFETHCPHGRYVGAALPFLPFFDRTFDLVLCAHLLFVEAARFDFEWHVAACRELVRVSDGEVRIHPLCGPEGRPYPKLPALRRELRAAGIASEVVAVNYEFFAGADTMLKLRRAPTAA comes from the coding sequence ATGCCACTCCTCGCAGCTCCTCCTCCCCGCCAGCTCCAACCGTTCCGGCCCAGACGGGCGCCGGCGGCTTCTGTCGCGCCGGCGCCTGTCGTCGCGTCCGTGCCCTTTCACGGCCGGTCGCTGATGGAATATGTCCGCTTCTTCGACCTCGAGATCGAGGCGCTGCGCGGACGCGACGTGCTCGACGTGGCCGCCGGCCCGTCCTCGTTCACGGCGGAGGCCTGCGCACGCCGCATCGATGCGGTGGCGGTGGACCCGATGTACCGCCGCCCGCTGGCCGATCTGACGGCCACGGTGGAAAGCGATTACGCGCGCGTGGAGGCGGATACGCAGGCGCGCCGGCGGCAGATCCGGGTGCGGGATTGCGAGGCGGTGCATCCCGACCTGCCGGACGCGATGGTCTTTGGCTCGCTGACCGAGGCCCTGGCCGACCGGCGGCTGTCGGCCCAGCGCTTCCTCGCCGATTTCGAAACGCATTGCCCGCATGGCCGGTACGTCGGCGCGGCGCTGCCGTTCCTGCCATTCTTCGACCGGACCTTCGATCTCGTGCTCTGCGCGCACCTGCTGTTCGTCGAAGCGGCGCGCTTTGATTTCGAGTGGCACGTCGCCGCCTGCCGTGAGCTCGTGCGCGTCAGCGATGGCGAGGTGCGGATTCACCCCCTGTGCGGGCCGGAGGGTCGGCCGTATCCGAAGCTGCCGGCGCTGCGTCGGGAGCTGCGGGCGGCCGGCATCGCGTCCGAGGTTGTGGCGGTGAACTACGAGTTCTTCGCCGGAGCCGACACGATGCTCAAGCTGCGCCGGGCGCCCACGGCGGCGTAG
- a CDS encoding ABC transporter permease — protein MNAKNIFTVFGKELRDMLRDRRTLMSMIVVPMLLMPGLTLAAALVAGKVIKQARAATPTVMIVGGEDSPGLRAALAENKKIKIVATTADWKQRIADKQVRAAVEIPAGFDAALAAGTPTTLKIFNYDGEMRSSFAVGELRRYLQDYRERVVVTRLGERGLPPELVKPFELKTENVAPPEKVGGNAIGGMIPYFFLLLAFTGAMYPAMDLTAGEKERGTMETILCSPVARIDLVLGKFLMVLAASLATVVCSVISTFVTLLIAGSLMSGAGAATAAKAGAASGMTMPAIDPVGLMAAVAMVLPMAVLFAAGQFALSLFAKSFKEAQSYVSPLIVVIILPAVIGMLPGVELNTRLALVPILNVSLVSKELVSGVWHWDMIALIFGSSCVYAAAALALAVRMFNREDVIFRA, from the coding sequence ATGAACGCAAAGAACATTTTCACGGTTTTCGGCAAAGAGCTGCGCGACATGCTGCGCGACCGCCGCACCCTCATGTCCATGATCGTCGTCCCGATGCTGCTGATGCCCGGATTGACGCTCGCGGCGGCGCTGGTGGCGGGCAAGGTGATCAAGCAGGCACGGGCCGCGACGCCGACGGTGATGATCGTGGGCGGCGAGGATTCACCTGGGCTGCGGGCGGCGCTGGCCGAGAACAAGAAGATCAAGATCGTCGCCACGACGGCGGACTGGAAGCAGCGGATCGCCGACAAGCAGGTGCGCGCGGCGGTGGAGATCCCGGCGGGCTTTGATGCCGCGCTGGCGGCCGGCACGCCCACGACGCTGAAGATCTTCAACTATGACGGCGAGATGCGCTCGAGCTTCGCGGTCGGCGAACTGCGCCGGTATCTCCAGGATTATCGCGAACGCGTGGTTGTGACCCGCCTGGGTGAGCGCGGACTGCCGCCCGAGCTGGTGAAGCCCTTTGAGCTGAAGACGGAGAACGTCGCCCCGCCGGAGAAGGTCGGTGGCAACGCCATCGGGGGCATGATCCCGTACTTCTTCCTGCTGCTCGCCTTCACCGGCGCCATGTATCCGGCGATGGATCTCACGGCCGGCGAAAAGGAGCGCGGCACGATGGAGACGATTCTCTGCAGCCCCGTCGCCCGGATCGATCTGGTGCTGGGCAAGTTCCTCATGGTCCTGGCGGCGTCGCTTGCGACGGTGGTCTGCTCGGTCATCTCAACTTTCGTGACGCTGCTGATCGCCGGTTCATTGATGAGCGGCGCGGGAGCGGCCACGGCAGCCAAGGCCGGGGCGGCGTCCGGCATGACGATGCCAGCGATCGACCCGGTCGGGCTCATGGCGGCGGTGGCCATGGTGCTGCCGATGGCGGTGTTGTTTGCGGCGGGGCAGTTTGCGCTGTCGCTCTTCGCCAAGAGCTTCAAGGAAGCGCAGAGCTACGTGTCGCCGCTGATCGTGGTGATCATCCTGCCCGCGGTGATTGGCATGCTGCCGGGCGTGGAGCTGAATACCCGGCTGGCGCTGGTACCGATCCTCAATGTCTCGCTGGTGAGCAAGGAGCTGGTGTCGGGCGTCTGGCATTGGGACATGATCGCGCTGATCTTCGGCTCCAGTTGCGTGTACGCCGCGGCGGCGCTCGCGCTGGCGGTGCGGATGTTCAACCGCGAAGACGTCATCTTCCGGGCGTAA
- a CDS encoding ATP-binding cassette domain-containing protein, with translation MIEAHNLTKTFRDKKRGEVRAADHVSFRVVPGQIYGLLGANGAGKTTTLRMLATLLRPTAGTAQVAGHDVVAAPDLVRANVGFLAASTALYGRLTAREFITYFGRLNGLEDREIAARTKRLADELDMHEFLDRRCDKLSTGMKQKTSIARTLIHDPAVMIFDEPTLGLDVMAARAIVHFVRQCRARGKTVVYSTHVMSEVEKLCDVVGIIHDGRLLAEGTLADLRTRYGEQDMEEIFVKVVTAPLAA, from the coding sequence ATGATCGAAGCCCACAACCTCACCAAAACCTTCCGCGACAAGAAGCGCGGCGAGGTCCGCGCCGCGGACCACGTGTCGTTCCGCGTCGTGCCCGGCCAGATTTACGGCCTGCTCGGCGCGAACGGCGCCGGAAAGACCACCACGCTCCGCATGCTTGCGACGCTGCTCCGCCCCACGGCAGGCACGGCGCAGGTGGCGGGGCACGACGTGGTGGCGGCCCCGGACCTGGTGCGGGCCAACGTGGGGTTTCTGGCCGCGAGTACGGCCCTGTACGGGCGGCTGACCGCGCGCGAGTTCATCACCTATTTCGGCCGGCTGAACGGCCTGGAGGATCGCGAGATCGCGGCGCGGACGAAGCGGCTGGCCGACGAGCTGGACATGCACGAGTTCCTTGACCGCCGCTGTGACAAGCTTTCGACCGGCATGAAGCAGAAGACCTCGATCGCCCGGACGCTCATCCACGACCCGGCGGTGATGATCTTCGACGAGCCGACGCTGGGGCTCGATGTGATGGCCGCGCGGGCGATCGTGCACTTCGTTCGCCAGTGCCGGGCCCGCGGTAAGACCGTGGTGTACTCGACCCACGTCATGAGCGAGGTGGAGAAACTCTGCGATGTCGTGGGCATCATCCACGACGGCCGCCTGCTGGCGGAAGGCACGCTGGCCGACCTGCGTACGCGCTACGGCGAGCAGGATATGGAAGAGATCTTCGTGAAAGTCGTCACCGCCCCCCTCGCCGCCTGA
- a CDS encoding LytTR family DNA-binding domain-containing protein — protein MKTLLIDDERLARAELRRLLAAHPDIEIVGEAANAKQAREMIASLAPSLLFLDVQMPAETGIQLLESLEPPAPDVIFTTAYDEFAVKAFDLNALDYLLKPVDPARLAAAVGKLRERLAKTAAARPSAATARERLAAEDKVFVREGDRCWFVEVKSIRLLESEGNYTRVHFDTAQPQLFRSLNAMEERLDPKFFFRANRRQIINLAWIDKIEPWFSGGLLVHLKGGAKVELSRRQAQEFREKMSL, from the coding sequence ATGAAGACGCTGTTGATTGACGACGAACGCCTGGCGCGCGCCGAGTTGCGGCGGTTGCTGGCGGCGCATCCCGACATTGAAATCGTCGGCGAGGCGGCGAATGCAAAGCAGGCCCGGGAGATGATCGCGAGCCTCGCGCCGAGCCTCCTGTTCCTCGACGTGCAGATGCCGGCCGAGACCGGTATCCAGCTGCTGGAGTCGCTGGAGCCGCCGGCGCCGGACGTGATCTTCACGACGGCCTACGACGAGTTTGCCGTGAAGGCGTTCGACTTGAACGCGCTGGACTACCTGCTGAAGCCGGTCGACCCGGCGCGGCTGGCGGCGGCGGTCGGCAAGCTGCGGGAGCGGCTGGCGAAGACGGCGGCGGCACGGCCGAGCGCGGCGACGGCCCGGGAGCGCCTGGCGGCGGAGGACAAGGTCTTCGTGCGGGAAGGCGACCGCTGCTGGTTCGTGGAGGTGAAGTCGATCCGGCTGCTCGAGAGCGAGGGCAACTACACGCGCGTGCACTTCGACACCGCCCAGCCCCAGCTCTTCCGGTCGCTCAACGCCATGGAGGAACGGCTCGATCCCAAGTTTTTCTTCCGCGCGAACCGCCGCCAGATCATCAACCTGGCCTGGATCGACAAGATCGAACCCTGGTTCAGCGGCGGGCTGCTCGTGCACCTCAAGGGAGGGGCGAAGGTGGAGCTCAGCCGCCGGCAGGCGCAGGAGTTTCGCGAGAAAATGAGTTTATGA
- a CDS encoding histidine kinase, with protein MSSRSSASVRSPARPGRDRTKERLYVICQSGSWLLMLGLQLFFSLALMPRKKVTTEQILGDVALVTMVIALGWLISHGGRMLVARWGWKQLSWRALAPRILAMSAAQSVVWAAIGYGYPYLVLGLEQPAQPSIPMLAMISWINGTIIFTGWWFVYFFYHLSDRFKGMQIEQLRLASAVKEAELRALKSQVNPHFMFNALNSVRALIDEDPARARLAVTQLANLLRYSLQSAQAETVPFEDELRVVNDYLALEQVRHEERLRLKLDIAPETLGLAVPPLVLQTLVENAVKYGISPRPEGGVIEITAWCEHGELRLRVTNPGDLATEPTVVPSQRSTGLGLKNTAERLRLRFGEAGRLRVWAERAKTLVVAEVTVPAQSARA; from the coding sequence ATGTCGTCCCGTTCTTCCGCTTCCGTTCGCTCTCCGGCCCGCCCAGGCCGCGATCGGACGAAGGAGCGTCTGTATGTGATCTGCCAAAGTGGCAGCTGGCTGCTGATGCTCGGCCTCCAGCTGTTCTTCTCGCTGGCGCTGATGCCGCGAAAGAAGGTGACGACGGAGCAGATCCTCGGGGATGTGGCGTTGGTGACGATGGTCATCGCGCTGGGCTGGCTGATTTCGCACGGCGGACGGATGCTGGTGGCGCGCTGGGGTTGGAAGCAGCTGAGCTGGCGGGCATTGGCGCCGCGAATCCTCGCCATGTCGGCGGCGCAGTCGGTGGTGTGGGCGGCAATTGGATACGGGTATCCGTACCTGGTGCTCGGGCTGGAGCAGCCGGCGCAGCCGTCGATCCCGATGCTGGCGATGATCAGCTGGATCAACGGGACGATCATCTTCACCGGCTGGTGGTTCGTGTACTTCTTCTACCACCTGTCGGACCGGTTCAAAGGCATGCAGATCGAGCAACTGCGGCTGGCCTCGGCGGTGAAGGAGGCGGAGTTGCGCGCGCTGAAATCGCAGGTGAACCCGCATTTCATGTTCAATGCGCTCAATTCGGTGCGCGCGCTGATCGACGAGGACCCGGCGCGGGCGCGGCTGGCGGTGACGCAGCTGGCGAACCTGCTGCGCTACTCGCTGCAGTCGGCGCAGGCGGAGACGGTGCCTTTCGAGGACGAGCTGCGCGTCGTGAACGATTATCTCGCGCTGGAGCAGGTGCGGCACGAGGAGCGGCTGCGGCTCAAGCTGGACATCGCGCCCGAGACCCTGGGCCTGGCGGTGCCGCCGCTGGTGCTGCAGACGCTGGTGGAGAATGCGGTGAAGTACGGTATTTCGCCGCGGCCGGAAGGCGGCGTGATCGAGATCACGGCCTGGTGCGAGCACGGCGAACTGCGGCTGCGGGTGACCAATCCGGGAGACCTGGCGACGGAGCCGACCGTTGTCCCGAGCCAGCGGTCGACGGGACTGGGACTGAAGAACACGGCGGAGCGGCTGCGGCTGCGGTTTGGCGAAGCGGGTCGGTTGCGGGTGTGGGCGGAGCGGGCAAAGACCTTGGTGGTGGCGGAAGTGACCGTGCCGGCGCAGTCGGCCCGGGCCTAA
- a CDS encoding DUF748 domain-containing protein, translated as MKNPPARIIRRVRAWPRRVLVGIAVALAVLVAARVALPSVIRHQINARLAAIPGYRGQVEEIDLSLWRGAYALRGVSVFKRNGEQETPFFLARTIDFSVAWRELLHGKVVSDIVIERGELTFVQGPSPESSQKEVDRRWQEVVQDIFPFDIQHLEIDHGSIRYSDTTKTPHVDLFVTDMRATATGLRNRREDTKQEYPASIDLEGNSIGGGRLTLFAQVEPLAAKPHFHLSLKLSRVALPALNESLKAVANVEVGRGEFELVLEMGARDGAFEGYVKPFFNHLDFTSVEDKRKNLGERLWEKLVAGLAWLVKNKPRDQVATRVPFRGEFGDSQVGLWATVRNLFRHGFVQAFNPVVEGSVDPDKVKKRE; from the coding sequence ATGAAGAATCCTCCCGCCCGGATTATCCGCCGCGTGCGTGCCTGGCCGCGTCGGGTCTTGGTTGGGATCGCGGTCGCGTTGGCCGTGCTGGTGGCGGCGCGGGTGGCGCTGCCGTCGGTGATTCGCCACCAGATCAATGCGCGGCTGGCGGCAATCCCGGGCTATCGCGGGCAGGTGGAGGAGATCGACCTGAGCCTCTGGCGCGGAGCCTACGCCTTGCGCGGCGTCAGCGTTTTCAAGCGGAACGGCGAGCAGGAGACGCCGTTCTTCCTCGCCCGGACCATCGACTTCTCGGTGGCGTGGCGGGAGCTGCTCCACGGGAAGGTGGTGAGCGACATTGTGATCGAGCGGGGCGAACTGACGTTCGTGCAGGGGCCGTCGCCGGAAAGCAGCCAGAAGGAGGTGGACCGTCGATGGCAGGAGGTGGTGCAGGACATCTTCCCGTTCGACATCCAGCATCTGGAAATCGATCACGGCTCGATCCGCTACAGTGACACGACGAAGACGCCCCATGTGGACCTGTTCGTGACCGATATGCGCGCGACGGCGACCGGGCTGAGAAATCGGCGCGAGGACACGAAACAGGAGTATCCCGCGAGCATTGATCTGGAGGGAAACAGCATTGGCGGCGGGCGGTTGACGCTGTTTGCGCAGGTGGAGCCGCTGGCGGCGAAACCGCATTTTCACCTGAGCCTCAAGCTGAGCCGGGTGGCGTTGCCGGCGCTGAACGAGTCGCTGAAAGCGGTGGCGAACGTGGAGGTCGGGCGGGGCGAGTTTGAGCTCGTGCTCGAAATGGGGGCGCGTGACGGGGCGTTCGAAGGGTACGTAAAGCCGTTCTTCAACCACCTCGATTTCACGAGCGTGGAGGACAAGCGGAAGAACCTGGGCGAACGCCTCTGGGAGAAGCTGGTCGCGGGCCTTGCCTGGCTGGTGAAAAACAAGCCGCGCGACCAGGTTGCGACGCGGGTCCCGTTTCGCGGCGAGTTTGGCGATTCGCAGGTGGGCCTGTGGGCGACGGTGCGCAATCTGTTCCGGCACGGCTTCGTCCAGGCCTTCAACCCGGTCGTCGAGGGCTCGGTGGACCCGGACAAGGTGAAGAAAAGGGAGTGA